From Phycodurus eques isolate BA_2022a chromosome 13, UOR_Pequ_1.1, whole genome shotgun sequence, a single genomic window includes:
- the LOC133411195 gene encoding insulin-like growth factor-binding protein 1, producing MCGLHEKMMLVTLAVLAAAAAAGSSPVAGPEPIRCAPCTQEKQSECPAVPAGCGQVLREPGCGCCMACALERGSACGVHTAHCARGLRCLPRPGEARPLHALTRGQGVCTEDQDDAEDDHRSLQYMLGLPNQDADDARDSIKAKVNAIRNQLVQEGPCHIALHAALDAIASSQQNLGEKFTTFYLPNCDMHGFYKAKQCESSLAGPPARCWCVSAWNGKIIPGAGDIPGDSECHQEVTH from the exons ATGTGTGGATTACACGAGAAGATGATGCTGGTGACCCTTGCGGTtttggcggcggcggcggcggcggggtcgTCCCCGGTGGCGGGACCCGAGCCCATCCGCTGCGCCCCCTGCACCCAGGAGAAGCAGAGCGAGTGTCCCGCCGTCCCGGCCGGCTGCGGCCAGGTTCTGAGGGAGCCGGGCTGCGGCTGCTGCATGGCCTGCGCCCTGGAGAGAGGGAGCGCCTGCGGGGTCCACACGGCGCACTGCGCCCGCGGCCTGCGCTGCTTGCCCAGGCCCGGCGAGGCCAGGCCTCTCCATGCCCTCACCCGGGGACAGGGGGTCTGCACCGAAGACCAAG ATGATGCTGAAGACGACCACAGGTCACTGCAGTACATGCTGGGCTTGCCCAACCAGGACGCTGACGACGCCCGGGACAGCATCAAGGCCAAAGTCAACGCCATCCGCAATCAACTGGTGCAGGAG GGTCCTTGCCACATTGCGCTTCACGCCGCCCTGGACGCCATCGCCAGCTCCCAGCAGAACCTCGGCGAGAAGTTCACCACTTTCTACCTCCCCAACTGCGACATGCACGGCTTCTACAAGGCCAAGCAG TGCGAGTCATCCCTGGCGGGCCCTCCCGCTCGCTGTTGGTGCGTCTCGGCCTGGAACGGCAAGATCATCCCCGGAGCCGGCGACATCCCCGGTGACTCCGAGTGCCACCAGGAAGTCACTCACTGA